Proteins from a single region of Primulina tabacum isolate GXHZ01 chromosome 5, ASM2559414v2, whole genome shotgun sequence:
- the LOC142544124 gene encoding protein ALTERED XYLOGLUCAN 9-like, which translates to MGATDWQFSLEKILISSCAIFFIVVATINLIPYFPSVSYNFPTSSSDKPVPSPSVSDLIPTNSSGSIHVPAVASPLHRDTCVSFLHSIRYKSSASECRKAGACKDKKYSWEWIQSNRVSECGFHRVQKSEASALINGSWIVVAGDSECRLTYISLLEVFVGYEEINRVKVDFIYQHGNYVKTVDDIGLKMDFLWRPFVSDLKELILDFNKTKRYPDLIIMGAGIWEMLYVNKAPDYGLKLEALRDSNSGFLEGGMPVFWLGMPTLVNSKLNTELKRARLTDYVRRMYDDALRGSKILQQSGGPMFLLDLRLLSDLCGADCAADGMHYEEFVHDVVVQIMLNVLAIRSNKNLQP; encoded by the coding sequence ATGGGAGCCACGGATTGGCAATTTAGTCTCGAGAAAATACTCATCTCAAGCTGCGCAATCTTCTTTATCGTCGTTGCTACGATAAATTTAATCCCATATTTCCCTTCTGTTTCCTATAATTTTCCCACGAGTTCTTCGGACAAACCTGTTCCTTCCCCTTCCGTTTCTGATTTAATCCCCACGAATTCTTCGGGCTCAATACATGTCCCAGCTGTTGCATCTCCTCTACATCGTGACACCTGCGTTTCTTTTCTGCACAGTATTAGGTATAAATCTTCTGCAAGTGAGTGTCGAAAGGCAGGAGCTTGTAAAGACAAGAAATATTCTTGGGAGTGGATCCAATCTAACCGGGTTTCCGAATGCGGGTTTCACAGAGTCCAGAAGTCCGAAGCATCGGCCTTGATAAACGGGTCGTGGATAGTGGTGGCCGGGGATTCTGAGTGTAGGTTAACATACATTTCTTTGTTAGAAGTATTCGTAGGATACGAGGAAATCAATCGAGTGAAAGTAGACTTCATTTACCAGCACGGCAATTACGTAAAAACTGTCGATGATATTGGACTGAAGATGGATTTCTTGTGGCGACCTTTCGTTTCagatttgaaagaattaattTTGGATTTTAACAAGACCAAAAGGTACCCGGATTTGATCATTATGGGGGCTGGCATATGGGAGATGTTGTACGTAAATAAAGCGCCGGATTACGGTCTTAAGTTGGAGGCTTTGCGGGACTCCAATTCAGGTTTTTTGGAAGGTGGGATGCCTGTGTTTTGGCTGGGGATGCCGACTCTAGTGAACTCCAAGTTGAATACGGAGTTGAAAAGGGCCAGGTTGACTGATTATGTGCGCAGAATGTACGATGATGCGCTCAGAGGAAGCAAGATCTTGCAGCAATCGGGGGGGCCGATGTTCCTGCTGGACCTGCGTTTGTTGAGTGATTTGTGCGGGGCGGATTGTGCTGCGGATGGGATGCATTATGAGGAGTTCGTGCATGATGTTGTGGTTCAAATAATGCTCAATGTATTGGCCATTCGATCCAATAAAAATCTTCAACCCTGA
- the LOC142546549 gene encoding cytochrome c oxidase assembly protein COX11, mitochondrial isoform X1 — translation MTFFRLSRATRLFSDAYYPIHQASFLSRRLQEAVGSRRCFIGYASNNICGQRFGYEFRGLMSNCGRKPRSYNLEKSHSIFGRHYATYANTDKKSKKMLLYLTGLVFVMVGCTYAAVPLYRRFCQATGYGGTVQRRESVEEKIARHVKDGTITSREIVVQFNADVADGMPWKFVPTQREVRVKPGESALAFYTAENKSPTPITGISTYNVTPMKAAIYFNKIQCFCFEEQRLLPGEQIDMPVFFYIDPEFETDPKMDGINNLILSYTFFKVSEE, via the exons ATGACATTTTTTCGCCTTTCCAGAGCAACCCGTTTATTTTCTGACGCTTACTATCCTATTCATCAAGCCAGCTTTTTATCCAG GCGCCTACAAGAAGCTGTTGGTTCAAGACGTTGTTTCATTGGATATGCTAGTAATAATATATGTGGGCAAAGATTTGGTTATGAATTTCGTGGTTTAATGTCAAATTGTGGACGTAAACCAAGGAgttataatttggaaaagtcCCATTCTATTTTTGGTCGACATTATGCTACCTATGCCAACACAGACAAGAAATCCAAGAAGATGCTTTTGTACTTGACGGGGTTAGTCTTCGTTATGGTGGGGTGTACTTATGCTGCAGTTCCACTATATAGGAGGTTTTGTCAAGCTACTGGTTATGGAGGTACTGTTCAGCGTCGTGAG AGCGTTGAAGAAAAGATTGCTCGTCATGTCAAAGATGGAACCATAACATCTAG GGAGATTGTTGTGCAGTTCAATGCTGATGTGGCTGATGGAATGCCCTGGAAGTTTGTTCCAACACAGAGAGAG GTAAGGGTTAAGCCAGGAGAGAGTGCCCTTGCATTTTATACCGCTGAAAATAAAAGTCCAACTCCCATTACTGGTATATCCACATATAATGTCACTCCAATGAAG GCTGCAATTTACTTCAACAAAATACAATGCTTCTGCTTTGAAGAACAACGGCTTCTTCCTGGGGAACAGATTGACATGCCA GTGTTCTTTTACATTGATCCCGAGTTTGAAACAGATCCTAAAATGGATGGAATCAACAACTTGATTCTGTCTTACACATTTTTTAAAGTCTCCGAGGAATAA
- the LOC142546549 gene encoding cytochrome c oxidase assembly protein COX11, mitochondrial isoform X2 yields MLQFHYIGGFVKLLVMEICVVTCFFFHQSVEEKIARHVKDGTITSREIVVQFNADVADGMPWKFVPTQREVRVKPGESALAFYTAENKSPTPITGISTYNVTPMKAAIYFNKIQCFCFEEQRLLPGEQIDMPVFFYIDPEFETDPKMDGINNLILSYTFFKVSEE; encoded by the exons ATGCTGCAGTTCCACTATATAGGAGGTTTTGTCAAGCTACTGGTTATGGAG ATCTGCGTTGTTACATGTTTCTTTTTTCATCAGAGCGTTGAAGAAAAGATTGCTCGTCATGTCAAAGATGGAACCATAACATCTAG GGAGATTGTTGTGCAGTTCAATGCTGATGTGGCTGATGGAATGCCCTGGAAGTTTGTTCCAACACAGAGAGAG GTAAGGGTTAAGCCAGGAGAGAGTGCCCTTGCATTTTATACCGCTGAAAATAAAAGTCCAACTCCCATTACTGGTATATCCACATATAATGTCACTCCAATGAAG GCTGCAATTTACTTCAACAAAATACAATGCTTCTGCTTTGAAGAACAACGGCTTCTTCCTGGGGAACAGATTGACATGCCA GTGTTCTTTTACATTGATCCCGAGTTTGAAACAGATCCTAAAATGGATGGAATCAACAACTTGATTCTGTCTTACACATTTTTTAAAGTCTCCGAGGAATAA
- the LOC142546552 gene encoding glutamate decarboxylase, translating to MVLSKTASQSDVSVHSTFASRYVRDSLPRFKLPENSIPKDAAYQIINDELMLDGNPRLNLASFVTTWMEPECDKLIMASINKNYVDMDEYPVTTELQNRCVNIIARLFNAPLEEGQAAVGVGTVGSSEAIMLAGLAFKRKWQNKMKELGKPCDKPNIVTGANVQVCWEKFARYFEVELKEVKLRDGYYVMDPEKAVEMVDENTICVAAILGSTLNGEFEDVKLLNDLLLKKNKETGWDTPIHVDAASGGFIAPFLYQELEWDFRLPLVKSINVSGHKYGLVYAGIGWVVWRTKVDLPEELIFHINYLGADQPTFTLNFSKGSSQVIAQYYQLIRLGFEGYQNIMENCQENAMVLREGLERTERFNIVSKDHGVPLVAFSLKDNSHHNEFEISEMLRRFGWIVPAYTMPPDAQHVTVLRVVIREDFSRTLAERLVSDIEKVLHDLDTLPARVTEKLAATSVVEEHAPSVVKKTAIEVQREITTAWRKLVADKKKTNGVC from the exons ATGGTTCTCTCCAAGACCGCCTCGCAATCCGATGTGTCCGTCCACTCGACGTTCGCTTCTCGATACGTACGAGACAGTCTTCCCAG GTTTAAATTGCCGGAGAATTCGATCCCGAAAGATGCAGCGTACCAGATCATAAACGATGAGCTGATGCTGGACGGGAATCCAAGGTTGAACCTAGCATCCTTCGTCACGACATGGATGGAACCTGAGTGTGACAAGCTCATCATGGCCTCCATTAACAAAAACTATGTCGACATGGATGAGTACCCTGTCACCACCGAGCTTCAG AATCGATGCGTCAACATCATTGCACGTCTATTTAACGCACCACTCGAGGAAGGCCAGGCAGCCGTCGGCGTGGGGACTGTGGGTTCATCTGAAGCCATAATGTTGGCGGGGCTAGCCTTCAAGAGAAAATGGCAGAACAAGATGAAAGAACTCGGCAAACCCTGCGACAAACCCAACATTGTAACCGGTGCAAATGTTCAGGTCTGTTGGGAGAAATTCGCACGTTACTTCGAAGTGGAGCTTAAGGAAGTTAAATTGAGAGATGGGTACTATGTTATGGACCCCGAGAAGGCTGTGGAAATGGTGGATGAGAACACCATCTGCGTTGCCGCAATCCTGGGTTCGACCCTGAATGGCGAGTTTGAAGATGTTAAACTATTGAATGATCTCTTGCTCAAGAAGAACAAAGAAACCGG ATGGGATACACCAATCCACGTGGATGCAGCAAGTGGGGGGTTCATCGCACCATTTCTTTATCAAGAACTGGAGTGGGACTTTAGATTGCCATTGGTGAAAAGTATAAATGTGAGTGGCCACAAGTATGGGCTAGTGTACGCTGGAATTGGTTGGGTTGTGTGGAGGACCAAAGTGGACTTACCCGAGGAACTCATTTTTCACATCAACTATCTCGGAGCTGATCAACCCACTTTTACACTCAACTTCTCTAAAG GTTCTAGTCAGGTCATTGCTCAGTACTATCAACTTATTCGCTTGGGTTTCGAG GGTTACCAAAACATAATGGAAAACTGTCAGGAGAACGCCATGGTACTCAGAGAAGGTCTAGAGCGCACGGAACGCTTCAACATAGTCTCCAAAGACCATGGAGTGCCACTTGTGGCATTCTCCCTCAAGGACAACTCCCACCACAACgaatttgaaatctccgaaatGCTCCGTCGCTTTGGCTGGATCGTCCCCGCCTACACCATGCCTCCAGATGCCCAGCACGTAACAGTCCTTCGTGTTGTCATCCGAGAAGATTTTTCGAGGACGTTGGCCGAGAGGCTTGTCTCGGACATAGAGAAGGTTCTCCATGACCTTGATACGCTCCCGGCCAGGGTCACAGAGAAACTCGCAGCCACTTCTGTGGTGGAGGAACACGCTCCGTCCGTGGTCAAGAAGACAGCAATAGAGGTGCAGAGGGAGATCACGACTGCTTGGAGGAAGCTTGTTGCtgacaagaagaaaaccaatgGAGTTTGCTAG
- the LOC142546551 gene encoding benzyl alcohol O-benzoyltransferase-like produces MASSKSLTFKVTRRNPELIPPSNPTPHEFKPLSDIDDQEGLRFQIPVIQFYRRNPSMEGKDPAKVIREAIGKALVYYYPFAGRLREQDGRKLVVECTGEGVVFIEADADVTLEEFGESLQPPFPCLEELLYDVPGSGTVLNGPLLLIQVTRLKCGGFIFALRLNHTMSDAAGLVQFMSAVSELARGGRSLSTPPVWNRELLNARSPPRISCTHHEYDVVPDTKGTIIPLDDMVHRSFFFGPAEISALRRRVPPHLRTCSTFELLTACLWRCRTISISPDPHEEVRILCIVNARTRFNPPLPAGYYGNAFAFPVAVSTAENITENPLSYALELVMKTKSDVTEEYMKSVADLMVIRGRPHFTVVRTYLVSDVTRAGFGDVDFGWGKPAYGGPAKGGVGAIPGVASFYIPFRNNKGENGIVVPICLPGYAMEVFVKELQMMLRQEHDEPASTVKRPVFIASAL; encoded by the exons ATGGCTTCGAGCAAATCTTTAACTTTCAAAGTCACAAGGCGAAACCCCGAGCTCATCCCTCCATCAAACCCAACTCCCCACGAGTTCAAACCCCTCTCTGATATCGATGATCAAGAGGGTCTCCGTTTCCAAATTCCGGTGATACAGTTCTACCGGAGAAATCCATCAATGGAAGGAAAAGACCCTGCTAAGGTGATCCGGGAGGCCATCGGGAAGGCTCTGGTTTATTACTATCCCTTCGCGGGGCGGCTGAGGGAACAGGATGGCCGGAAGCTTGTGGTTGAGTGCACCGGCGAGGGAGTGGTGTTCATTGAGGCGGATGCGGATGTGACGCTGGAGGAGTTCGGCGAATCCCTTCAGCCGCCGTTTCCATGCTTGGAGGAGCTGCTTTATGATGTTCCGGGTTCTGGTACAGTCCTCAACGGCCCTCTGTTGCTTATTCAG GTCACGCGCCTGAAATGCGGAGGGTTCATCTTCGCTCTTCGACTCAATCACACAATGAGCGACGCCGCCGGGCTGGTCCAATTCATGTCCGCCGTCTCCGAACTGGCCCGCGGCGGACGGAGCCTCTCAACCCCACCTGTCTGGAACAGAGAGCTTCTCAACGCACGGTCCCCACCACGCATCTCCTGCACGCACCACGAGTACGACGTCGTACCTGACACCAAAGGCACCATCATCCCCCTCGACGACATGGTTCACCGCTCATTCTTCTTCGGCCCCGCCGAGATCTCCGCCCTCCGTCGCCGCGTCCCTCCCCACCTCCGAACATGCTCCACCTTCGAACTCCTGACCGCATGCCTCTGGCGCTGTCGCACAATCTCCATCTCACCCGATCCCCACGAAGAGGTGAGAATCCTGTGCATAGTCAACGCCCGGACCCGATTCAACCCACCACTCCCGGCCGGATACTATGGTAACGCGTTTGCATTCCCCGTCGCAGTCTCCACCGCAGAGAATATAACGGAGAATCCCTTGAGTTACGCGTTGGAGCTGGTAATGAAGACTAAATCCGACGTGACAGAGGAGTACATGAAATCGGTAGCTGACCTGATGGTGATCAGAGGGCGGCCGCATTTCACCGTAGTGCGTACTTATCTGGTCTCCGACGTGACGCGGGCGGGTTTCGGAGATGTAGATTTCGGTTGGGGCAAGCCGGCTTACGGAGGGCCGGCTAAGGGCGGAGTTGGGGCGATTCCTGGGGTGGCCAGCTTTTACATACCTTTCAGAAACAACAAGGGAGAGAATGGGATCGTGGTTCCGATTTGCTTACCAGGTTACGCCATGGAAGTGTTCGTGAAAGAGCTTCAGATGATGTTGAGACAGGAACACGATGAACCAGCTTCAACTGTTAAAAGGCCTGTCTTTATTGCATCAGcgctttga
- the LOC142546549 gene encoding cytochrome c oxidase assembly protein COX11, mitochondrial isoform X3 — MLQFHYIGGFVKLLVMESVEEKIARHVKDGTITSREIVVQFNADVADGMPWKFVPTQREVRVKPGESALAFYTAENKSPTPITGISTYNVTPMKAAIYFNKIQCFCFEEQRLLPGEQIDMPVFFYIDPEFETDPKMDGINNLILSYTFFKVSEE; from the exons ATGCTGCAGTTCCACTATATAGGAGGTTTTGTCAAGCTACTGGTTATGGAG AGCGTTGAAGAAAAGATTGCTCGTCATGTCAAAGATGGAACCATAACATCTAG GGAGATTGTTGTGCAGTTCAATGCTGATGTGGCTGATGGAATGCCCTGGAAGTTTGTTCCAACACAGAGAGAG GTAAGGGTTAAGCCAGGAGAGAGTGCCCTTGCATTTTATACCGCTGAAAATAAAAGTCCAACTCCCATTACTGGTATATCCACATATAATGTCACTCCAATGAAG GCTGCAATTTACTTCAACAAAATACAATGCTTCTGCTTTGAAGAACAACGGCTTCTTCCTGGGGAACAGATTGACATGCCA GTGTTCTTTTACATTGATCCCGAGTTTGAAACAGATCCTAAAATGGATGGAATCAACAACTTGATTCTGTCTTACACATTTTTTAAAGTCTCCGAGGAATAA
- the LOC142546554 gene encoding isocitrate dehydrogenase [NADP] gives MAFEKIKVANPIVEMDGDEMTRVIWKLIKDNLIFPFLELDIKYFDLGLPHRDDTDDKVTVESAEATLKYNVAIKCATITPDEARVKEFGLKNMWKSPNGTIRNILNGTVFREPILCKNVPRLVPGWTKPICIGRHAFGDQYRATDTVIKGAGKLKLVFVPDGKDEKEEFEVFNFTGAGGVALSMYNTDESIHAFAEASMNTAYLKKWPLYLSTKNTILKKYDGRFKDIFQEVYESSWKSKFEAAGIWYEHRLIDDMVAYALKSEGGYVWACKNYDGDVQSDFLAQGFGSLGLMTSVLVCPDGKTIEAEAAHGTVTRHYRVHQKGGETSTNSIASIFAWTRGLAHRAKLDDNAKLLEFTEKLEAACVGVVESGKMTKDLALIIHGSKLGRDQYLNTEEFIVAVADELKVKLSS, from the exons ATGGCGTTCGAAAAGATCAAGGTGGCAAACCCCATCGTTGAAATGGACG GAGATGAGATGACAAGGGTGATTTGGAAACTAATCAAGGACAAT TTGATCTTTCCATTCTTGGAGTTGGACATAAAGTACTTCGACCTTGGTCTTCCTCACCGTGACGACACAGATGATAAAGTTACGGTTGAAAGTGCAGAAGCTACTCTCAA GTACAATGTAGCCATTAAGTGCGCAACCATTACTCCAG ACGAAGCTCGTGTGAAGGAGTTTGGATTAAAGAACATGTGGAAGAGTCCAAATGGTACAATTAGGAACATTTTGAATG GCACGGTCTTTAGAGAACCAATCCTGTGCAAAAACGTCCCTCGCCTTGTCCCAG GATGGACAAAGCCAATTTGCATTGGGAGACATGCCTTTGGAGATCAATACCGAGCAACTGATACAGTCATTAAAGGAGCCGGAAAGCTCAAATTGGTTTTTG TCCCAGATGGGAAGGATGAGAAGGAAGAATTTGAGGTCTTCAACTTTACGGGCGCGGGTGGAGTTGCTCTGTCAATGTACAACACTGATGAG TCCATTCATGCGTTTGCTGAAGCTTCTATGAACACCGCATACCTGAAAAAGTGGCCACTATATCTTAGCACTAAGAATACGATTCTCAAGAAATATGATGGCAG ATTCAAGGACATCTTTCAAGAAGTTTATGAATCTTCATGGAAATCCAAGTTCGAGGCAGCAGGAATCTG GTATGAACACCGTCTCATCGATGATATGGTTGCCTATGCTCTGAAGAGCGAAGGAGGTTATGTATGGGCTTGCAAGAACTACGATGGGGATGTTCAGAGTGATTTCTTAGCACAAG GGTTTGGATCTCTTGGGCTGATGACGTCTGTCCTG GTATGCCCCGATGGCAAGACCATCGAGGCAGAAGCAGCCCATGGAACTGTTACACGCCACTACAGGGTTCACCAAAAAGGAGGCGAAACCAGTACTAATAGCATTGCCTCAATCTTTGCTTGGACTCGCGGCCTTGCACACCG AGCAAAACTGGACGACAATGCAAAACTCTTGGAGTTCACGGAGAAACTAGAAGCAGCTTGTGTCGGTGTTGTGGAATCTGGAAAGATGACCAAGGATCTCGCCCTCATAATCCATGGATCCAA GCTTGGGAGAGATCAGTATCTAAACACCGAAGAGTTCATCGTTGCGGTTGCTGATGAGCTTAAAGTCAAGCTTTCGAGCTGA